GACCAATCGGTGGAGATGCTTCTTGAACTCCCGATGAATTCCTACACAGAGACAATAGCATGATTCACTGGTTCACAGTAAACAGCACTCATTGTTCATCCAATCAACCCACAAAACCTCAAGTGTTAAAATAGGATTTGAGGCGAATACCTGAAATTGCTAGCATTTGCAGACACTTCAACACCCATATCTGCATCTTTGACGTCGGTGTCCAGTACCTGCATGTTTTGAAACATTCCAAATACAGCAACAACCACATTCAAAACAAATTCCCATTACTATTAGTAATTTCTCTTTCTAGCTATTACCTTAATTGTCTCATGCTCTCGAGGAGCTTCGGTGGTGGCGAGCAATTTTTCCTGTTAATGAGAAAGTAGGTTAAATATGGACTTGAGTAAGATTTAAGTAACGAATAGCGGGGAAATAAGTATATATGCTCACTTTTAGTTGTTCTACACGTTGAATAGCCTCAACAAGGGTTTTCTCGATTGCCTGGGCATCATGAACTGAGGTGATGCTATCGGCATCCAGATTATAAGACCTGTTTTTTTCCCATATGATCGAAGAACAAGATCAAATATTTCAAGAGTTTATCAGAACAATGAATAATATTCTGGGCATCCAAATCCAAATTTTATGTTCAATctagaagaaaataagaaataaatatacaagaaaacaaataaaattattgaCCTCATCTTTTCTTGTGCCTTGAGTTTTTGCTGGTCTAGCTCTTGTAGCTTCTCTTCAAGATCCTATGAACCAAACATAAATCACCAAATTTACTTGCGGGGAACTATCTTACATATCCTAAGCTTTCTTGCAAGAATTCCTTTAGGAACATTACTCTAACATTACCTCCATCCTGGGGGACATCCCATCGACAAGCAGCGAAcaattccaatgaaaaaagATGGTAATCAGAAGAGAATCAATCGGAATAAAAAAGCACAAACATGTCTGTCTAAGCTCCTAGGGCaacagagggagagagaaagaaacaaacttCATTATCTTGTCCAGCATTTtgtgttcaaagttcaaatgcATTAGCCTCTGGATCAAGTACTGaaattacaaatatatacagaaatttATCAATATACAAGATATACACAGATTTATCAAGATTGAGGAAAACATAAAGAGAGTTTTGTATTTACCTCTTCATTATCAACACGTCTTTAAAAGCAAAATACAAACCAGTTAGTTGATTTTAAGCGCAAAACAACAGAAGTATGCATTGATTTgaataagaagaaaatagaaatatgCACAGATAAAATCAAACATACCCTCCTTGCAAATCAGCAGGACAGTCAACGTAACGAAGAAAGATGTCCTCAATCCTAGAAGAACCATATTAAAAACACCATCAGTTTACAAGCTTATATAACAAACATACAGATCATGATTAACATCCAACCTTCCATTGCTAGCAAAACTGGTTAATCTACCAGTAGGAGAAAACATCAGCAAGCCAATTTCCGCATCACATAAGATTGATAATTCAGAGGCCTTCTTGACCATCCCATCTTTACGCTTTGAGTACCGTATCACACGACCCGAAtgatcatcaattttcttcattgGGAGCTTCTTGCGACCCATGGCTATTTCTCTGATGACACAGAGTAATGGACTGAAGTTTCAGGGCATGCATAGGGGGATAAAAAGTCATACCAAAATACCAATTGTCCAAATTTGCTGTCGAGAATCGCTAGAGGATTGATTGTCATTAAAGACTTTCAGAGAAAGTTGTAGATACTTGAATAAATGCGATCAAACCCAAAAGTAATTTCATACTTATCTCTTACTAGAAAAAAGTAGTTCTTAGATTTGGCAGCTATTGTACCTCAGACGAAGTGGGGTCAAAGAAAGAGATTTGTTACCAATTTGCCATAGAAGGACTTAAGGCCATCTGAATCAAATGAACTACCAGCGAAACTTTATCCTTAGCTATCAGAACAAGAAGGGTTGCAGAATAGTGAAATTCAACCCTCAAACAAAGAACTACGTGCAGGGAAATATATTAATGGCAGAACTAGTGGTTCTGCACCCCATAGATGCCATTTGGCTTTTCAAAATGTTAACTTCACCTAAGATAAAGATCAATATACTGTTAGAGTATTAAGCCTACTAGTaatataaaagataaaagattCATCCCTCCTATAAGTAAAAGTGGTTCTGCATAGATCGCCATTTGTTTCTCAAATGTTAACTTCACCTAAGATAAAGATCAATATACTGTTAGAGTATTAAAGCCTACTAGTAATGTAAAAGATAAAAGATTCATCCCTCCTATAAGTAAAAGTGTTATATAGCTAGTGCCAGTGGGCCTAATACTCTTAACAAATACAAGATATACGCAGATTGTTAGCAATAGCGTTTTAGTATGTTATATCATACTAGCATTGTCTAGGTCGATATTTTAGTAATGACAGATAAAATGTTATGCTCATGATCAAccatgaaaagaaaatttggtaCACACGTATGCTTTTACTTATTAGTTGATCAACCATCCCCGAAACCCTCATTGGCGCGAACATGAGTTTGAGTTTCCGTTATTAGTTGCGCTAAGTCGCTAAATGTCAAcggtatctttttttttcaatccatCAATTTTTCACATTATTAGATCCATTAACATCAACAATTGTCAATATTTGCCAAACATTATACCACTATTATCTATCATCAAAATTATCAAAGTTATGGCAGCCAAAAGCAGTAAGGTGCACATTTGGTTGCAAAATTACAAATCAAAGTTTCTCCatctgaactttttttttaccctattTGGATTTTACCAAACCATGCAGTTTAcagttttttcttttgggctttCAATCGGCCAATCTTAACCTTCCGCATAGAAATTGAATCGATTTTTCAAAAtctctgataaaaaaaaaagcacaataaTCTGTTCGCTGCTGAATGGTTTATGCCAAGAATTCATCCATCCAGAATTTATGGATCAAATCAAAAGCAGTTCCCGAtgaattatcaacaaaaaaaaaatggaagtcaAGGCGTACGTACCAGTGATCAGCGCAAACTCGGAGGTGGATATCCTCGATGAGCACTGCCTTTAAACGAAAAACAATATTAGGAGATTTCATTCCTCATAAGGACAGCCAAGaaattaaatgtatatatagatacaaaGTGACTACGTGTTCAAAAAACGCAATTCACGAGCAGCGATTCGTCCTAAATGCTTTGCAATGAGTGAGGCCATAGTCACCCGGTTAAGAACTATCTGGTTTCACGAGCGACGGGACGGGAAGAAAAGCCGatatttgttttgaaatttccGGAATTATTTCGGACTCTGCCATTATTGATATGTATAATCAATTGTTGCCGAAAATTAACAGTACGGGGATGTAGCTCAGATGGTAGAGCGCTCGCTTAGCATGCGAGAGGTACGGGGATCGATGCCCCGCATCTCCATTTACTTTGCAacattttcttgatttttttgggCCCCTCCAAACCTAACCCAAGTTATCAAAGGCTTTGAATATGGTGGGCCTAGTTGCTGCCATCATCTGGGTTTAACGGCCCGATGGCGCCTAGCTGCAAATAATAGCGGGCCTAATCGCTGACACCAACGTAATTCTAAGGAACATCAAGGGCAGTTGGGTAAAAGGAGCTGGAGTAGTTGGCTACAAGCctacaattttaatttttaactaCTATTCTCTCAAAAattattgtctttttttaaaTGGCACATTATAGTTTAGGAATTAGAAATTAATGTTTagatgtttagggtttaggaactAGGGAGTAATAATTCAATTTGTTATATATTTggatttaaaatatatgatgCTAATATCAAGAGTTCAAACCAACAATACAATAGTATTTATGAAGAGATCATCTAATAATGTTGACTAACGAAATTGTATTTGAATCTTGATAGAAAGTAATTGCTTTCCTTCTTCTCTAATGATACAATGAAGAAAGTTAGATTCAAGTCATCTTTTGATTATTCGGGTCTCCAATAGCCAATCACCTCATTGAACAATAGTCGTATTTACGTTGTTTGGTGCATTCACAACCATTCCTCACTAAGGTCTCTTGTAGGATTATCTATCATCAACACAGCACCCTCGGTACCTTCAAAATTGGTCATGTATTGTATGCATACGGATCAACTCATCTTCTTTGCATTCTCTTATTTCAATCTCCATCACTTTTCCAGCAGAGGAAGGCAACACATCGCAACATTGTCGTCTTGGAGCCTTCAACTGTAAAACAAAATGAAAGGACATACGAGTAATTAGTGctattttttgttataaattcataccaaacactacaaaccaatattttttgttttgaggcTAAGCCCATGCAATTTTGTTATTCTGGGTCATCGTTTATGGTACTTAAGCTCATAAAATGTCTTAGTGGAGAACGGAGATTTGACCCTCTCACACAACAACATCATCCGCTCTGGACCCTAAAACctacaaatcaatattatcTATTTTGGGATTGAGCCCATATGATTTTGTCCTTCTCGATTATCGCCTATGATACTTAAGTCCATAATAGGTTTTAATAAAGATGAGATATTTGGTATTCTCACTCAATAATATTGTTCGCTCTAAGATTTCGATTCAATGTAGATACATCATATCACCCTCACATGTTTGTCATTATTATAGGACCTTGTTGTGTGAGATGTGGTGAATATTTACTTATAAATTCCTCGGTTGAGTTATGCCCATCTAAAATGTGATTTCTAGTCTTGACATTTTCTTATACATAATTTCATGGgatgtagaaaaaaaaatggtacaaCTAGCCATACCTGTTTAATGCCAAGATCAAGCTTCGTTGAGAACACTTTGATTTCTTCTAGTTTCCTCGGTGAACCCATGTCATAACTACAATTTTGATAAGCTTTCTTATACTTGCTCTGAATTCCATCCCCATCAGAAGATGCATCATCAAAGAAGAACGCCGTGGGTCTTCTGCATGGATCAGGGTGAAGTTGTTTGGTCTTAAAAGCATACGCCCCTGCCAATGCATTCCCACTCTTCTTCCACGGCCTGAATGTTGCTTGAACGGGAAGAGCATCCGGTAGAAGTAGATGATTACTGTGAACTTGAATAGCATAGCCCCATGACACTGAAATAGTCCATGAAAACCAAGGATCGTAGCAAACTGTTTGTTGCAGAATTCTTTGGGAATCAATGCTTGTAGCTTTGAGTAAATGTTCCAATGCCTTCATTGTTGTCATGTTAGGGAAGATTGGGTTTGTGAGATCCAGGTGATGCAGTGATACTAATGGCGTCAATGGATGTGATGCCAATAACCCAGAAATATCTCCTCGAACATCAAcctagaaaaagaaagaagacagAGATTTTTATTGGATTGGAGTGTGCTCAAACGAATAAATAATCTACACTCATCAAAATGCAATTGATATCGTGTCCCACATCGCCCCATGAAAGATTTGCAATTGCATAATATAATATGCCAAACTTTCTAACTAGTAACAAACATTCTTCCTAGACTCAAAGCGGATAAATTATTATCATTGGGGAGGAGCGGATATATACCTGATGAAAACCTGGTTCGTGCGTTAAGCCAACACCGAGCTCCGTCAAACAAGAAAAGACTCTGGAATCGCTTCCATACAGATGTGGATATCTTTCAATGCAAGAATCGAAAGTCTTTGCAAGAACTTTGGCGAGTGGATAACTAATAGCAAACCCAGCTCCACCAAAAGCCATATGAAATCCAAAAAACCTATTCTGCTCAAAAATCTCTGAGTTAGAACCAATGTAGTACC
This genomic stretch from Tripterygium wilfordii isolate XIE 37 chromosome 22, ASM1340144v1, whole genome shotgun sequence harbors:
- the LOC119990677 gene encoding agamous-like MADS-box protein AGL66; translation: MGRKKLPMKKIDDHSGRVIRYSKRKDGMVKKASELSILCDAEIGLLMFSPTGRLTSFASNGRIEDIFLRYVDCPADLQGGRVDNEEYLIQRLMHLNFEHKMLDKIMKMEDLEEKLQELDQQKLKAQEKMRSYNLDADSITSVHDAQAIEKTLVEAIQRVEQLKEKLLATTEAPREHETIKVLDTDVKDADMGVEVSANASNFRNSSGVQEASPPIGPHLSIDFLKEQRYWNLQSGGQTSMTYDLNI
- the LOC119990445 gene encoding uncharacterized protein LOC119990445; this encodes MFSKIKIPFLQLFNKTQNPSRFINLILMFSSLCIIYLLSSLFLVGTSKIVSRDSSQQDVYEPTSLEHIVFGIGSNNKSWSKRKEYVKLWWKPNQMRGCVFLESMPPDSNSSIDSSPLPPVCVSGDTSRFRYTYRGGLRSAIRVARVVSETVALNHSDVRWFVFGDDDTVFFPENLVKTLSKYDHELWYYIGSNSEIFEQNRFFGFHMAFGGAGFAISYPLAKVLAKTFDSCIERYPHLYGSDSRVFSCLTELGVGLTHEPGFHQVDVRGDISGLLASHPLTPLVSLHHLDLTNPIFPNMTTMKALEHLLKATSIDSQRILQQTVCYDPWFSWTISVSWGYAIQVHSNHLLLPDALPVQATFRPWKKSGNALAGAYAFKTKQLHPDPCRRPTAFFFDDASSDGDGIQSKYKKAYQNCSYDMGSPRKLEEIKVFSTKLDLGIKQLKAPRRQCCDVLPSSAGKVMEIEIRECKEDELIRMHTIHDQF